A single genomic interval of Nomascus leucogenys isolate Asia chromosome 3, Asia_NLE_v1, whole genome shotgun sequence harbors:
- the GOT1 gene encoding aspartate aminotransferase, cytoplasmic: MAPPSVFAEVPQAQPVLVFKLTADFREDPDPRKVNLGVGAYRTDDCHPWVLPVVKKVEQKIANDNSLNHEYLPILGLAEFRSCASRLALGDDSPALKEKRVGGVQSLGGTGALRIGADFLARWYNGTNNKNTPVYVSSPTWENHNAVFSAAGFKDIRSYRYWDAEKRGLDLQGFLNDLENAPEFSIVVLHACAHNPTGTDPTPEQWKQIASVMKHRFLFPFFDSAYQGFASGNLERDAWAIRYFVSEGFEFFCAQSFSKNFGLYNERVGNLTVVGKEPESILRVLSQMEKIVRITWSNPPAQGARIVASTLSNPELFEEWTGNVKTMADRILTMRSELRARLEALKTPGTWNHITDQIGMFSFTGLNPKQVEYLVNEKHIYLLPSGRINVSGLTTKNLDYVATSIHEAVTKIQ, translated from the exons ATGGCACCTCCGTCAGTCTTTGCCGAGGTTCCGCAGGCCCAGCCTGTCCTGGTCTTCAAGCTCACTGCCGACTTCAGGGAGGATCCGGACCCCCGCAAGGTCAACCTGGGAGTGGGAG CGTATCGCACGGATGACTGCCATCCCTGGGTTTTGCCAGTAGTGAAGAAAGTGGAGCAGAAGATTGCTAATGACAATAGCCTAAACCACGAGTATCTGCCAATCCTGGGCCTGGCTGAGTTCCGGAGCTGTGCTTCTCGTCTTGCCCTTGGGGATGACAGCCCAGCCCTCAAGGAGAAGCGG gTAGGAGGTGTGCAGTCTTTGGGGGGAACAGGTGCACTTCGAATTGGAGCTGATTTCTTAGCGCGCTGGTACAATGGAACAAACAACAAGAACACACCCGTCTATGTGTCTTCACCAACCTGGG AGAATCACAATGCTGTGTTTTCCGCTGCTGGTTTTAAAGACATTCGGTCCTATCGCTACTGGGATGCAGAGAAGAGAGGACTGGACCTCCAGGGCTTCCTAAATGATCTGGAG AACGCTCCTGAGTTCTCCATCGTTGTCCTCCACGCCTGTGCACACAACCCAACTGGGACCGACCCAACTCCAGAGCAGTGGaagcagattgcttctgtcaTGAAG CACCGGTTTCTGTTCCCCTTCTTTGACTCAGCCTATCAGGGCTTCGCATCTGGAAACCTGGAGAGAGATGCCTGGGCCATTCGCTATTTTGTGTCTGAAGGCTTCGAGTTCTTCTGTGCCCAGTCCTTCTCCAAGAACTTCGGGCTCTACA ATGAGAGAGTCGGGAATCTGACTGTGGTTGGAAAAGAACCTGAGAGCATCCTGCGAGTCCTCTCCCAGATGGAGAAGATCGTGCGGATTACTTGGTCCAATCCCCCCGCCCAGGGAGCACGAATCGTGGCCAGCACCCTCTCTAACCCTGAGCTCTTTGAGGAATG GACAGGTAATGTGAAGACAATGGCTGACCGGATTCTGACCATGAGATCTGAACTCAGGGCACGACTAGAAGCCCTCAAAACCCCTGGGACCTGGAACCACATCACTGATCAAATTGGCATGTTCAGCTTCACCGGGTTGAACC CCAAGCAGGTTGAGTATCTGGTCAATGAAAAGCACATCTACCTGCTGCCAAGTGGTCGAATCAACGTGAGTGGCTTAACCACCAAAAATCTAGATTATGTGGCCACCTCCATCCATGAAGCAGTCACCAAAATCCAGTGA